The DNA region GTGATTTGTATAATCCCCATATCGCTAATGATAGCCTCGGTTTACATCTTATCTGGTTTGACGACCGATTAGAGGATGAGGAAATCTTCCGGGTGGTCAGTTATCCCCGAGATTTAGAAGTGAAGACAATTACTTCGCCTCCGGTATTTTGCTCTCTGGCGCATTACCAACCGAAGGCAATTGTGAGGAATTCGGGCGAAGAAGAAATCCTTAATAACTTTGATGTCAGGATGAAGATTGAACCCGGTGGTTATGAGAATATTCAAACTCTTCCCGGTTTAGGACCGGGCGAAGAAGAGACTCTCAACTTTACTCCTTGGCAGCCAAGTCAACCAAATCTCTATTCTGTTAAATGTACTCTTCTATTTTCTGATATGTTCTCTCTAAATAATAAAAGGGAGAGTTATTGTGGTATTCCAAATTTCATTGAAGACTTTGAGTCTTCTAACGGTGGTTTTCTTTCTGACCCGGCTACCAATGCCTGGGAATGGGGAACTCCCTCCGGAATTGGCGCACCGATTCCTTATTCCGGAACGAAATGCTTCGGGACGAATATTGATGGCAATTATTCAAATAATGCCAATTGGAAGTTAAATTCCCTCTGGTATATTGCTACCCGAGATACACCAGTTTTAGGTTTTTATCACTGGTATAATCTTGACCCTAACCATAAAGATGGCGGGAATATTAAGATAACAAAAGATTTGGTTAATTACACAGTCCTTACTCCGCTTTTTGGTAGATACGACCGGAGATTGACAAACGAGAATGCCGGTATTCCCCAAGAGTCCGCGTTCGCCCTGAATAGACCCACCGGTTGGAAGCCAGCGCTTTTTAAGGTTCCGGTGCGGATGGGTGATACCTTCCAGATAAGATGGCATTTTGGTTCCGATGGTAATACCAATGATTTAGGCTGGTATCTTGATTATGAAGGGGGGATCGGATTTAATAAAATTTGGGAGGATGTTGGAATTTTAGCAATTTCCTCGCCACCTGATACTTGTGACTCATCAATTACAATTATCCCTTCTGCTCGGCTGAAGAATCTTGGTAACCGTAATGCTTCTTTCTCGGCAACGATGAAGATTGGTTCTTATACCGATACGAAGACAGTTCTTTTATTCGCCAATCAAGAATCAACTATTACCTTTAATCCCTGGACACCACAGAACCGAGGTTTTTCTTTTGCCCGCTGCTCCCTTTATCTAACTGGTGATAGAAACCGAGTGAATGACACCTTGATGAAAACTTTCTTTATTCGGGTAAAGGATGTTGGGGTTTTGGATATTGCGGAGAAGAAACCGGAAGAGGTTATTGGTTTAGCGGCGGAGAAATTGGTTAATGGAAATAATGAGTCTCAATTAAAAGAACTTTCCTTTTCTTCCCAATCTTCCTTACCGCTTAAATTATCTAATTCTTTTACCTTTTTCCCAGACACTATTGACTCCGGCGATATTTATACCCCCCGGGCACGGATTAAAAATTTTGGTAATGTTCCATCCGCCTTCTATGTGAAATTTACCTTTGGTAATATCTATACCGAAAGTTTGCCGCAGACCCTTTTGCCGGATAGTGAAGTAAGTTTCAATTTTAGACCGTTTTCTGCTCAGGGGAGAGGACTGGTAGTTAGAACTTGTACGACAATGCTTGCTGGTGATTTGGTTCCGAATAATAATTATAAGCGAGAGACCACTTTCATTCGGGTGAGGGATGTCGGGACTTTTAAGATTTGTTCGCCGGTTGGAGTAATTGATTCCGGGGTAGAAGTTACTCCGGCTTGTTCCGTAGGGAATTTTGGCAATACAACCGAATCCTATTCAGTGCGCTTTAAGATTGGGACATTTTATAACCAAACTCTTACGGTAAATAATCATCAACCAGGCACTTATCTCTATCTCACCTTTCCTAATTGGACTGCTCATCAAGTGGGCACTCATACTGTTTCCTGTTCAACCGAACTGGCAACCGACCGTCAGAGGTTAAATGACCGAAAGATTGATACGGTGATTGTCCGGCCACCATTCTTCCGGGATGTTGGCTGTATTAAAATTGTTCAACCGTCTGGAATTATTGACTCCGGAAGGGTTATCACACCCGCCTGCTCGGTTCATAACTACGGGACCACAATTGAGACCTATTCGGTGCGGATGAAGATTGGCAACTTTTACAACCAGACCGCATCTATTTCCGGTCACAATCCTGGGACATCTCGGTATCTAACATTTCCGAACTGGACAGCAAATCTCCGGGGTAATTTCCCAGTTTCCTGTTCTACGGAACTTTTGGGGGATATGAATCCGGGAAATGACCGAAGGATAGATTCAATCTTCGTTCGGGTTTTGGATATGGCAGGAATTGATATTATTATCCCGGGTGATAGTATCCGAACCGATTCCATATTTACCCCGACCGCCCGGGCGAGAAATCTTGGCAATACAACGGTAAATCTCCCAACTCATTTTTGCATCCTTCGGGGCATTGACACCATCTATAAGAAGAGAGTAAATATAATGGTTGCGCCGGATAGTATAAAGGTTGTCTCCTTTCCGGATACCTTTATCGGTATTACTGGTTGGTATGGGATGCGATTCTGGACCGAACTTGAAGGTGACCAGCATCCAGAGAATGATTTGGTGAGAGACAGTTTTAAGGTTTATCACTTTGTTGGAATTGCCAGCGAAGAAGTTAAACCGCTTACCATTATTTTTAAATCTAACCCACAGCGCGGACCGATTGTCATTTCTTATCATCCTCTCGTTCCCGGGGAAAGGGCAAAAATAAAAATCTATGACTACTTAGGGAAGGTTATTTACGAAGCAGAAAGTAAACTCTCTCCAATGCAGTTTATAATCAGAAGACTCCCTGTTGGGATTTATTTTATTTATTTTGAGGCCTCATCCGGATTCAAGGAGAAAAGGAAACTCATCGTGTTGAAATAATAAAAAGAACCCTTTCTGGACTCCTCTCGGCGAGGCGAGATTTTTGCTATAATAGTTGACTTTTTCCCTTTTTTGCGTATAATATCTTTTAAGGGCTGGAAATGAGTCTTAGTCTTTTTGGGTTGGGAAAGAGTTGTGCAGTTGCGGAATTTAACTTTGAATTATTTTTGATTGTCCCGTTTTATGGGATAAGAACCGGGGGTAAATTATGAAATCTTTCTTCCGTTTTTGGGTCTTATTTTTAACCCTTTTTGCCTCCTCTCTTTTGGCGGTAGAGGAGAAATGGCTTTATACCCACGAACCGAGTATTTCCGGAACTTACTTAGCCCAAAAGGCTATCTCCCGTGATTCCTTTCTTTATTGTGTTGGAATTTATACCCCATCTGCCTCTCCTCAGAATGTTAATGTGGTTCTTTTAAGGCTTGACCCATTAGAAGGAACAAAAATATGGGAAGTAAGTTATGACCCCTTAGGGGGAAGAGATACAATCAGGGATGCCTTTATTGATCCCTTGGGGAATCTGTTCCTTTTGGTAAGTAGTCAGGATCCTGCAGGAAGACATCATTCCGCAGTTGTTAAATACTCACCTACGGGCTCTCTACTTGCGGAAGATATTTTTAATGGGGGTGGGGAAGATAAACCAAAGGCTTTTCGGATGAGTAAAGGCGGCTTCATTTATGTTGCCGGTGAAGGTTTTGTTGCTGACCAAAATTGGGATATCTTTTTAATCAAATATACTTCCGAATTAGAAACGGTGTGGACAAGAAGATTATTACGGGAGGATGGTAATGACGCGACTGTGAATATGGCAGTTGATTCAATGGGTAGTGCCTATATTGTCGGCGGTATCTGGCAGGACTCAATCAGTTGCTATGGTTTGACGACTATTAAATATTCCTCCGATGGTGAACTTTTATGGACAAAAATTTTTGAACCACCGGAAGAGCAGCCTTATGAGTGGGATTTTGCATGTCGGGCAGAGGTGGGGCCAGATGGTAATATTTATGTCTTAGGCTGGGCATCTGGTTCTGGAGATGCCACAAAATATGATATCATTCTGGCGAAATACAGCCCCGAAGGGGAATCCTTATTTTTGATTCGTTGTGATAATGCCCATGGTGAAGACTTTGGGGTAGATATGGCAATTTACAGGGATGGTAGTGTCTATGTTGGCGGGCAGGTTGAAGATCAGGAAGGAGATTGGGTTTACTGGATAGCCCGATTTTATGATGATGGTCGCCTCATCTGGAAGAAAACCTATCAGAGTCTTCCTTACGAATGGGATTATTTCTATGATATGGAATTGGATAAGAATGGTAATGTCTACGTTACCGGTTGGCACGAAGGATTTGTCACCGATAATGAATTTGCTACGGTGAAGTATGCGAAAAATGGTACAAGAATCTGGGCAGACCGCTACGCAATTCCTAATGAAAATTGTGAGGCTTACTCTCTAACCCTTGATGGTGATGGTAACATATATGTTGGTGGACAGCTTTGTGACCAGTATTTGGGGGTTTTGAAATATACAGAATTAGATATTGGAGCCAAAGAGATTCTGGCTCCTAAGGATACCTTTCTTTTAGGTGCCAAAGCCCAACCGAAGGCGAAGATAAAAAGTTATTACGGAAATGATTATCTTAACTTCGCCGCAAAGTTAGAAGTTGGTAACTTCTATACTGATGACGGTTTTGGCACGGTTGAGCCTTACGGTGAGACAACAGTAGTCTTTGATTCGGTTCTTTTCCGAGATGTTGGCATTTGGGGAATAAGGTCTTATACCCTTCTTACCGGCGATGAAGAGGTTGAGAATGATACCGCCTACGGACGAGTTGTTGTGCTTCCCGCCTGGATGCCTCTGACAAACTTACCTATTGGGCCAAAAAATAAAATGGTGAAGTATGGTGGTGCTTTGGTGGGAGTGGGCGATTCTTTGGTTTATGCGCTTAAAGGGAATAATACCGTTGAGTTTTATTGTTATTCGCTTAAAAATCAGAACTGGGTGATGAAAGAGTCAATTCCCTACGGACCAGCCGGGAAAAAAGTGAAGAAAGGTGCTGCGCTCTGTTATAATGGAGATTCTTTAATTTATGCGATAAAGGGTAATAACACCCGGGAGTTTTATGCTTATAATATCAACCGGAATCAGTGGGTAGCAAAAAGGGAGATTCCAATTGGCGGTGGTAAAGGATTAAAATATGGTTCTTCGCTGGCTTTTGCTCAGGGGAAGGTTTATGTCTTAAAAGGGAGCGGCACTCAAGAGTTCTATTGTTATCATCCAGAAAGGGATAGTTGGTCAACCAAAACCGGGATACCTTTGGGAATTAAGAATAAGAAGCCAAAGGACGGCACCTCTCTGGCTTCGGATGGGATAAATTATATTTATGCGATAAAAGGTGGTTGTGGTGAACTTTGGCGCTATTCCGTCACGGGTGATTCTTGGGTCGAAAGAAGACCTTGCCCGATTTCCCAAAGGACCCAGAAGCGGAGATATTTTAAGAGCGGTGCTGGAATCACTAAGGGGGAAGGTGATATATTCTTTGCCTTAAAGGGTGGTAATACCCAGGAGTTTTGGTGCTATCTCCCGCTTTTGGATAGTTGGCAGGAGTTAGAGACATTACCGGTTGGTGATTCTCGGAAAAAGGTCAAGGGTGGTGGGGCTTTAGCCTTTGCTAATGGTAAGGTTTTTGCCCTAAAAGGCAATAATACTATTGAATTCTGGCTCTATCACGCTAATTTACCCGCTGGTTCGGGAACGATTTATCTTTTACCAAGAGGGGTGATGGCCAATTTCAACCAGAAGGGGCAATTCCGTTTGGAATCGGCGAGGATTTTCAATCAGAACTTTAATCTCAAGTTAGCAATTCCGATAGAAGGGGATGTCATTCTCACATTCTATAATACCTTAGGACAGAGGGCAAAGGAATTTCGGTTGGGGAGGAAGAAACCAGGTGTGTATGAGCAAAGATTTAATCTATCTCTTCCCACCGGTGTTTACATCTTGCAGGCAGAGTTAAAGACAAAAGAGAGAACAGAAACGACAAAGCAGAAATTAGTTATTATTAAGTAAACACAATCAGGAGAAAAAAATGAAAAAACTTTTTATCCTTTTTGCCTTTGGGCTTTTGCCTATTATCTCTTTCTCTTGGACAACTCCAGAAAGGTTAACCTATCTCAATGATTTCACCGAACTCTCCGGCAACGGAGCGCGGAACATAGCAATTGACCGGGAGGGGAGAATTCATATTGTCTTCTATTCCGAGGCATTGGTTCCCGGATTTAACTCTACCCCTCAGGTTTGGTATAAAAGATATGAGCCAAATATCGGTTGGACAAAAGATACCTGTATTGCGGATGTGGCAAATGAAGCATCTGAAATGCCTGCCCTCTGTTGTGATTCTTCGGGGAATCTTCATATTGTTTATATCGGGTATACTCTCAGTTCCTATAATTTAAGATATAAAAACTGGAATCCGACAACCGGTTGGACATCGAGCGTAATCATTTCCACCAATACCCGGGAGAAAAATAACCCTTCAATCACTGCTACCACTAATGGCAACATCCATTGCGTCTGGACGGAAATGAGAGCGGATGGTTATTATAAAATTTTCTATCGGGAAAGGATTGGAAGCAACTGGCCTTCACCACCAGTAGAAATCAGTTCCATATCAGAGACCGAGGAGGAATTACCATCAATTTCCGCGGGTCGAGGTGATAGTATCTATGTGGTTTGGCGCGGGGAAAATCCGGTTAACTATTACTATAATATCTTCTACCGCGCCCGAATTAATGGTAGTTGGCAAAGTATCCTTTATGTATGTTCTTTCAACTCCGACCAGTGTGACTGGGAGCCTTATGGACCTTCAATTTCGGTTGATAACGCCAATGTTGGCCATATTTCCTGGTATGGTTGGAACCGATGGGATGAGTATTACGGTCGAGTCTATTACCGAAGACGTCTTGCGGCCGGTTTTTCTACTATTGATACCATTGCTGGTGCTGGCCAACCAGATGACTTTGAAAGATATGGTCCCCAAGTGGCAATTGACCGTCAAGGAAATACCCATGTTGTCTGGTTTGGTGAAGATTACTGGACCGATGCTTGGTTTCGGCTCTGGCATAAGAAACGAACTTCTGCTGGTTGGTTAGCAACAGAGGAATTGGCTTGTGAATATCCAGAAGGTGATTTGTATAATCCCCATATCGCCAGTGATACCCTTGGTTTGCATCTTGTCTGGTTTGATGACCGGTTAGAGGATGAAGAAATCTTCTGGATGGTAAGTTACCCCCAAGATGTGGAAATTAAGGCAATTGTTTCCCCGCCGGTATTTTGTACCCTTGCTTCTTACATTCCAAAGGTGGTGATTAGAAATTCGGGGGAGGAGGAGATACTCAATCCCTTTAATGTGAAAATTACAATAAATCCTGGCGGTTACGAAGATATCGTTAATGTTTCTTATTTAGGAGTTGGTGCGGAGGAGACTTTAGAATTTAATTCCTGGTTGCCAACGCAGGCGGATTTATATACCGTAAAATGCTCCCTGCTTGTTTCCGACCATTTTCTACCCAATAATAAGAAATCTCGCTATTGTGGGATTCCCAACTTCTTAGAGAATTTTGAAGTTACTAACGGTCGTTTTACTTCAGAACCAGCAATCAATGCTTGGGAATGGGGAACTCCTTCTTTGGTTGGACCACCAAACGCCCATTCCGGGGCAAAATGCTTCGGCACAAACATTGATGGCAATTATGCCAATAATGCTAACTGGAAATTAAATTCCTTTTGGTATGTTGCTACTA from candidate division WOR-3 bacterium includes:
- a CDS encoding T9SS type A sorting domain-containing protein, which translates into the protein LAVDNSNVVHIVWYGGEQWDNYYYRVYYRRRHPTSGWLAIDTIAGANQPDDFDRFAPQILIDRQQNARVVWYGEDYWTDGWLRLWHKKRTPGGWLATEELACEYPEGDLYNPHIANDSLGLHLIWFDDRLEDEEIFRVVSYPRDLEVKTITSPPVFCSLAHYQPKAIVRNSGEEEILNNFDVRMKIEPGGYENIQTLPGLGPGEEETLNFTPWQPSQPNLYSVKCTLLFSDMFSLNNKRESYCGIPNFIEDFESSNGGFLSDPATNAWEWGTPSGIGAPIPYSGTKCFGTNIDGNYSNNANWKLNSLWYIATRDTPVLGFYHWYNLDPNHKDGGNIKITKDLVNYTVLTPLFGRYDRRLTNENAGIPQESAFALNRPTGWKPALFKVPVRMGDTFQIRWHFGSDGNTNDLGWYLDYEGGIGFNKIWEDVGILAISSPPDTCDSSITIIPSARLKNLGNRNASFSATMKIGSYTDTKTVLLFANQESTITFNPWTPQNRGFSFARCSLYLTGDRNRVNDTLMKTFFIRVKDVGVLDIAEKKPEEVIGLAAEKLVNGNNESQLKELSFSSQSSLPLKLSNSFTFFPDTIDSGDIYTPRARIKNFGNVPSAFYVKFTFGNIYTESLPQTLLPDSEVSFNFRPFSAQGRGLVVRTCTTMLAGDLVPNNNYKRETTFIRVRDVGTFKICSPVGVIDSGVEVTPACSVGNFGNTTESYSVRFKIGTFYNQTLTVNNHQPGTYLYLTFPNWTAHQVGTHTVSCSTELATDRQRLNDRKIDTVIVRPPFFRDVGCIKIVQPSGIIDSGRVITPACSVHNYGTTIETYSVRMKIGNFYNQTASISGHNPGTSRYLTFPNWTANLRGNFPVSCSTELLGDMNPGNDRRIDSIFVRVLDMAGIDIIIPGDSIRTDSIFTPTARARNLGNTTVNLPTHFCILRGIDTIYKKRVNIMVAPDSIKVVSFPDTFIGITGWYGMRFWTELEGDQHPENDLVRDSFKVYHFVGIASEEVKPLTIIFKSNPQRGPIVISYHPLVPGERAKIKIYDYLGKVIYEAESKLSPMQFIIRRLPVGIYFIYFEASSGFKEKRKLIVLK